The following proteins are co-located in the Stegostoma tigrinum isolate sSteTig4 chromosome 39, sSteTig4.hap1, whole genome shotgun sequence genome:
- the LOC125447868 gene encoding chromogranin-A-like, whose translation MQTPLTPQFKMICNVFLAWILFCSQVTSRPAISELPREDQMVTRCIAEAISDTLSKPDPLPVSNKCKKILKEDERILAMVRHQSLLKELEELTYLRQTREGSTERNDKKLNYLEEESIESKEQEDMKKQYMLDKRKSSAGIRDGIDQRRRANSKKDVPLKREEGLGKYEGNEEELREQHDYKVVNGEDDTKLVLRESEEELSDDDNRSPDWRRRVSSEEEDSLSREDEQEDRDVLKIDKLIEKIAREELEDEDDKQIEEKKHHTKEYGSKKRSKEAPGHVKKRVEENASDEETDQFETEDKGVKVFDSKSHMHESDDKRSLEKKSQDNKRHHLQEEGVGLKRQDDGLNYLEERHQDIENNQEEEEDEEEEEEERRQLLYEPHRRRNLIAIEKELKSIAEKLREIRKG comes from the exons ATGCAAACTCCATTGACACCTCAGTTCAAGATGATTTGCAACGTGTTTTTGGCCTGGATTCTGTTCTGTTCCCAGG TGACCTCCAGACCTGCAATATCTGAGCTGCCGAGGGAAGATCAGATG GTGACCCGGTGTATTGCTGAGGCGATTTCGGATACACTTTCCAAACCTGACCCCTTGCCAGTCAGCAACAAATGTAAAAAGATCCTCAAAGAAg ATGAAAGGATTCTGGCCATGGTGCGTCATCAAAGCCTTCTGAAAGAGCTGGAAGAACTGACATATCTCA GGCAGACCAGAGAAGGCTCAACTGAGAGAAATGATAAAAAATTGAACTACCTGGAGGAGGAAAGCATTGAATCGAAAGAACAGGAAGACATGAAGAAGCAATACATGTTGGACAAGAGGAAATCAAGTGCTGGGATCAGAGATGGTATCGATCAACGAAGAAGAGCCAATTCTAAGAAGGATGTCCCTTTAAAAAGAGAGGAAGGCCTGGGGAAATATGAAGGAAATGAAGAGGAGCTGAGGGAGCAGCATGATTATAAAGTGGTGAATGGCGAAGATGACACCAAACTAGTCCTCCGCGAAAGCGAGGAAGAACTGAGTGATGACGATAACAGGAGTCCTGATTGGAGACGCCGAGTGTCCTCCGAGGAAGAGGATTCACTATCCAGAGAAGATGAGCAGGAGGACCGCGACGTCCTCAAAATAGACAAACTGATCGAGAAGATTGCCAGGGAGGAACTGGAAGATGAAGATGACAAGCAAATCGAAGAGAAGAAGCATCACACCAAAGAGTATGGCTCCAAGAAAAGAAGCAAGGAAGCTCCAGGCCATGTTAAGAAGCGAGTTGAAGAGAATGCCAGCGATGAAGAAACTGATCAGTTTGAAACTGAGGATAAGGGAGTCAAGGTCTTTGATTCCAAGAGCCATATGCATGAGTCTGATGACAAGCGCTCCCTTGAGAAAAAATCACAGGATAACAAGAGACACCACTTACAGGAAGAAGGTGTGGGTTTGAAGAGACAAGATGATGGGCTCAACTACCTGGAGGAGAGGCATCAAGATATTGAAAACAACCAAGAAgaagaggaggatgaggaggaggaggaggaggagaggaggcaACTGCTCTATGAG CCACACAGGCGAAGGAACCTCATTGCGATCGAGAAGGAGCTGAAGAGCATTGCCGAGAAGCTGAGGGAAATCCGGAAAGGTTAA